The following proteins are encoded in a genomic region of Paenibacillus sp. FSL H3-0469:
- a CDS encoding dipeptide ABC transporter ATP-binding protein: protein MTTLLEVRNLKKHYPIRKGFFSKQVGAVKAVDGITLSVEQGETLAVVGESGCGKSTTGRAILRLIEPTEGEIMFAGTDVRSLNTEQLRKFRTDMQMVFQDPYASLDPRWTVQRILEEPLRTHGSAPAGELRSRVEQLMEVVGLSPYQAHRFPHEFSGGQRQRIGIARALALNPKFIVCDEPVSALDVSIQAQVLNLMQDLQEQYGLTYMFISHDLSVVKFISDRVAVMYLGRIVELAPTKALFAKPLHPYTQALMSAVPVPNPGLKKQRIVLTGDVPNPETPPTGCAFHPRCPHAMDRCKSEAPLLRELDSGHQVACHLY, encoded by the coding sequence ATGACCACATTACTGGAAGTCCGTAATCTGAAAAAGCATTATCCGATCCGCAAAGGCTTCTTCTCTAAGCAGGTCGGTGCAGTCAAAGCCGTTGACGGCATTACCCTATCCGTTGAGCAAGGAGAGACGCTGGCGGTGGTCGGAGAATCCGGCTGCGGGAAGTCGACCACCGGACGGGCTATTCTGCGGCTGATTGAGCCGACAGAAGGCGAGATTATGTTCGCCGGAACCGATGTGCGCAGCCTGAATACCGAGCAGCTCCGCAAGTTTCGTACCGATATGCAAATGGTGTTCCAGGACCCTTATGCTTCGCTCGACCCCCGCTGGACTGTCCAGCGCATTCTGGAGGAACCGCTCCGTACCCACGGATCGGCTCCCGCCGGCGAGCTGCGAAGCAGGGTCGAGCAGCTGATGGAGGTGGTGGGCCTGTCCCCCTATCAGGCTCACCGTTTTCCCCATGAATTCTCCGGCGGCCAGCGGCAGCGGATCGGGATTGCCCGTGCGCTTGCGCTGAATCCGAAGTTCATTGTCTGCGATGAGCCGGTATCGGCACTGGATGTCTCCATCCAGGCTCAGGTATTGAATCTGATGCAGGATCTGCAGGAGCAATACGGCCTTACTTATATGTTCATTTCGCATGACCTGTCGGTTGTCAAGTTCATCAGCGACCGGGTGGCGGTCATGTACCTGGGGCGGATTGTCGAGCTTGCGCCGACGAAGGCGCTCTTTGCAAAGCCGCTGCATCCTTATACGCAGGCGCTGATGTCTGCCGTTCCGGTACCGAATCCGGGACTGAAAAAGCAGCGCATCGTCCTGACCGGGGATGTTCCGAACCCGGAGACACCGCCCACGGGCTGTGCCTTCCACCCCCGTTGTCCACATGCGATGGACCGCTGCAAGTCGGAAGCGCCGCTGCTGCGGGAGCTGGATTCAGGCCATCAGGTGGCCTGTCATCTGTATTAA
- a CDS encoding D-alanyl-D-alanine carboxypeptidase family protein produces MRKIRYVTLVLCIAVSVLGGATGAWAEEKAKGTANSGNAGGAAAELAPGARSAILMDASTGTVIYEKNSHDKLPPASITKIMTMLLTVEALDEGRLQLTDKVRTSEYAASMGGSQIFLEPGEEMTVDDMLKGIAMASGNDASVAMAEKIAGSESAFVDLMNQKAQDLGLKDTHFANCNGLPAANHYSSAHDIAVISRELLKHEQIIKYTGSYQDYLRKDSTKPFWLVNTNKLVRFYTGADGLKTGYTSEAKFCLSATAARDGLRAVAVVLGEPNTKTRNSEVSAMFDYLFSQYKLHTIHKEGDTIGTVRIEKGVKSQLPLVAKEDYSVLLRKGVTQEGIRHELVLNEQVKAPVAEGQTVGKLVVYQGTAVLKEYELKAGEPIAKAGWWKLFKRATGAMFTKD; encoded by the coding sequence GTGAGGAAAATTCGTTATGTAACGCTTGTGCTGTGCATTGCTGTGTCGGTTCTGGGAGGCGCTACAGGAGCCTGGGCCGAGGAAAAAGCCAAAGGCACCGCAAATTCCGGCAATGCCGGAGGGGCGGCTGCGGAGCTGGCACCGGGGGCGCGTTCTGCCATTCTTATGGATGCCAGCACGGGCACGGTCATCTATGAGAAGAACAGCCATGATAAACTTCCGCCGGCCAGTATCACCAAGATTATGACCATGCTGCTGACCGTGGAGGCGCTGGACGAGGGCAGACTGCAGCTGACCGACAAGGTGCGGACCAGCGAGTATGCGGCATCGATGGGCGGTTCGCAGATATTCTTAGAGCCGGGTGAGGAAATGACGGTGGACGATATGCTGAAGGGCATCGCGATGGCCTCCGGCAATGATGCTTCCGTAGCGATGGCGGAGAAAATCGCCGGCTCGGAGAGTGCCTTCGTTGATCTCATGAACCAGAAGGCGCAGGACCTGGGCCTGAAGGATACTCATTTTGCCAACTGTAACGGCCTGCCGGCTGCGAATCATTATTCCTCCGCGCATGATATTGCCGTCATTAGCCGGGAGCTGCTGAAGCATGAGCAGATTATCAAATACACCGGCTCTTATCAGGATTACCTGCGCAAGGATTCCACCAAGCCGTTCTGGCTGGTCAACACCAATAAGCTGGTGCGGTTCTACACGGGGGCGGATGGACTGAAGACGGGATATACGTCCGAGGCGAAATTCTGCCTGTCCGCGACGGCGGCCAGAGACGGTCTGCGCGCTGTAGCGGTTGTGCTGGGCGAGCCGAATACCAAGACCCGCAACAGCGAGGTCTCGGCGATGTTTGACTACCTCTTTTCCCAATATAAATTGCATACGATTCACAAGGAAGGCGACACCATCGGCACGGTAAGGATTGAGAAGGGCGTGAAGTCACAGCTGCCGCTGGTAGCGAAGGAAGACTATAGTGTCCTGCTCCGCAAAGGAGTGACCCAGGAGGGCATCCGCCACGAGCTTGTGCTGAATGAGCAGGTGAAGGCTCCGGTGGCCGAAGGCCAGACGGTCGGCAAGCTGGTGGTTTACCAGGGAACCGCTGTCCTGAAGGAATATGAGCTGAAGGCAGGCGAGCCAATCGCTAAGGCGGGCTGGTGGAAGCTGTTTAAGCGGGCAACAGGCGCTATGTTCACGAAGGATTAA
- a CDS encoding ABC transporter substrate-binding protein, which yields MKKVKLLSTLVAFSIMLAGCASSANPQTPAATSAGTDTAATAAPVKKNLTVAYSEGGTTLDPAEANDLTSDTLVLAAYDQLVTYGIKTENGASIANTEDIKPMLAESWEVNADNTVYTFKLKSGVSFQSGNPVDAEAVAYSFERVAKSSSGSFLYGMASIKSVAVKDPSTVEVTLTNANHNFLQILAMYTFSIVDQKTVEAQGADYLKTNAAGSGPFKLTKWDPATEAVFTANDSYWQGAPSLGKVTLKFTKEASNRVLLLGKGDVDMAIEIPPKDVSTLESNSALTVASNASNRILFFAMNNKVKPFDNVKVRQAINYAIPYDQLLSGVMYGQAKQMKSAVASNTPGFTDAGYVYEYNLDKAKALLKEAGYEKGFDFDFTLGSGFDDWEDDAVLIQAELAKIGVNMKINKLARAQFLEQQKTNNLTSYISKWTSFVNDPGYHLGFLLYGKGSSNYINYQNAEVDKLWEQANLETDTAKRTELYKQAQEIITTEAPWAYLYEYNRIVGMSNKISGYAFYPDEVIRFYPLSITE from the coding sequence ATGAAAAAAGTTAAACTGTTGTCCACACTCGTCGCTTTTTCAATCATGCTTGCCGGATGCGCCAGCAGCGCCAATCCGCAGACCCCTGCTGCCACTTCGGCGGGAACAGATACGGCAGCAACCGCAGCCCCGGTCAAAAAGAACCTGACGGTGGCCTATTCCGAGGGCGGCACCACGCTCGACCCGGCGGAAGCCAATGATCTGACCTCCGATACGCTTGTGCTGGCCGCTTATGATCAGCTGGTCACCTACGGCATCAAGACCGAGAATGGCGCCAGCATCGCCAATACCGAAGATATCAAGCCCATGCTCGCAGAGAGCTGGGAAGTGAATGCTGACAACACGGTGTATACGTTCAAGCTGAAATCCGGCGTGAGCTTCCAGAGCGGCAATCCGGTGGATGCCGAGGCGGTGGCGTATTCTTTTGAACGTGTGGCGAAGTCCAGCTCCGGCAGCTTCCTCTACGGCATGGCTTCCATTAAATCGGTTGCGGTAAAAGACCCTTCGACTGTTGAAGTGACCTTGACGAATGCCAATCATAATTTCCTGCAGATTCTGGCGATGTACACCTTCTCTATCGTGGACCAGAAGACGGTGGAAGCACAGGGTGCAGACTACCTGAAGACGAATGCAGCCGGCTCCGGCCCGTTCAAGCTTACGAAGTGGGACCCGGCTACTGAAGCTGTTTTCACCGCTAATGATAGCTACTGGCAGGGTGCGCCAAGCCTCGGCAAGGTAACTCTGAAGTTCACCAAGGAAGCCTCGAACCGCGTGCTGCTGCTGGGTAAGGGCGATGTAGACATGGCGATTGAGATTCCTCCGAAGGATGTATCCACGCTGGAGAGCAATTCGGCGCTGACGGTCGCTTCCAATGCGAGTAACCGGATTCTGTTCTTCGCCATGAACAACAAGGTCAAGCCGTTCGATAATGTAAAAGTCCGTCAAGCGATCAACTATGCAATTCCTTACGATCAGCTGCTGAGCGGGGTCATGTACGGCCAGGCCAAGCAGATGAAGAGTGCGGTAGCGAGCAACACACCAGGCTTCACCGATGCAGGCTATGTGTATGAGTACAACCTGGACAAGGCCAAGGCGCTGCTGAAGGAAGCAGGCTACGAGAAAGGCTTTGACTTCGACTTCACGCTGGGCTCCGGCTTCGATGACTGGGAAGATGATGCGGTCCTGATCCAGGCTGAGCTGGCCAAAATCGGAGTCAACATGAAGATCAACAAGCTGGCCCGTGCCCAGTTCCTGGAGCAGCAGAAGACCAATAATCTGACCTCTTATATCTCTAAATGGACTTCATTCGTCAATGATCCCGGCTACCACCTCGGCTTCCTGCTGTACGGCAAGGGCTCTTCCAACTATATCAACTACCAGAACGCTGAAGTAGACAAGCTGTGGGAGCAGGCGAACCTGGAGACAGATACGGCGAAGCGCACAGAGCTCTACAAGCAGGCACAGGAGATCATCACGACAGAAGCACCTTGGGCGTATCTCTACGAATATAACCGCATTGTCGGTATGAGCAACAAGATCAGCGGCTACGCCTTTTACCCGGATGAAGTGATCCGTTTCTATCCGCTGTCGATTACAGAATAA
- a CDS encoding ABC transporter permease, producing the protein MLLHNRLAAIGLTFILIWTMVAIFAPWLAPHDPFVTDMASKLQPPSGSHWFGTDNFGRDILSRVLYGARISIWTGLIAVSISFLIGMPLGGIAAYYGGRTGTIIMRVMDVLLSFPSLVLSMAIAASIGAGLSSAMIAVGIVGIPEFARLMFGQTVSLREKEYIEASRAIGVKDRVILYRHILPNALAPLMVQATLGMGFAILTASSLSFLGLGVRPPIAEWGAMISEGREYIISGQWWLVTFPGLGIATSILGFNLLGDGFRDVLDPRLRSGK; encoded by the coding sequence CTGCTGCTGCACAACCGCCTGGCGGCCATCGGGCTGACCTTCATCCTGATCTGGACTATGGTAGCCATCTTCGCCCCTTGGCTGGCTCCGCATGATCCGTTCGTCACGGATATGGCGAGCAAGCTGCAGCCGCCCTCCGGCAGCCACTGGTTCGGAACCGACAACTTCGGCCGGGATATTCTCAGCCGGGTGCTGTACGGCGCACGGATCAGCATCTGGACCGGCCTGATCGCGGTCTCGATCTCCTTTCTGATCGGGATGCCGCTGGGCGGGATTGCCGCTTACTACGGCGGCCGGACCGGAACCATCATCATGCGGGTCATGGATGTATTGCTCTCCTTCCCTTCACTGGTATTGTCGATGGCGATTGCGGCCTCGATAGGCGCCGGACTCAGCAGCGCAATGATCGCCGTCGGCATTGTCGGCATTCCCGAATTCGCCCGGCTGATGTTCGGCCAGACGGTCTCGCTGCGGGAGAAGGAGTATATCGAGGCCAGCCGCGCCATTGGAGTGAAGGATAGAGTCATTCTGTACCGCCACATTCTGCCGAATGCCCTGGCTCCGCTAATGGTGCAGGCTACGCTCGGGATGGGCTTCGCCATCCTGACCGCGTCCAGTCTCAGCTTCCTGGGGCTGGGGGTCAGACCCCCGATTGCCGAATGGGGCGCGATGATCTCTGAAGGCCGGGAATATATCATTTCCGGGCAATGGTGGCTGGTTACTTTTCCAGGCCTCGGCATTGCCACCTCTATCTTAGGCTTCAACTTACTCGGAGACGGCTTCCGGGATGTGCTTGACCCGCGGTTGCGTTCGGGGAAATGA
- a CDS encoding ABC transporter permease: MFAYTLKRLLQMIPALLGIIVITFILSRVLPGDPAIMLAGEQAPEEIVNKIRQDMGLDKPLYIQFFAYIGQLLQGDIGYAYHTGHSVASDLASRFPATIELTLASILIAVLIAIPVGIVAATRKESLLDHISRVFSLIGACVPIFWLGLMFIYIFYSILGWAPAPMGRISGDLNPPVHITGLYVLDSLLSADTAALKSSLAHLLLPAICLSTGTMAIIARMTRSSMLEVVDQDFVRTARAKGLRESAVIYKHALVNALIPTLTVLGLQFGFLMGGAVITETIFSWPGIGGYVTDSILAADYAPIQAFTLVSAVLYCGINLAVDLIYGFIDPRIRYE, encoded by the coding sequence TTGTTTGCTTATACATTAAAAAGACTTCTGCAGATGATTCCAGCCTTGCTCGGCATTATCGTCATCACCTTCATTCTGTCGAGAGTGCTGCCGGGCGATCCTGCGATTATGCTGGCCGGAGAGCAGGCTCCAGAGGAGATTGTGAACAAGATCCGCCAGGATATGGGGCTGGACAAGCCGCTGTATATCCAGTTCTTCGCTTACATCGGGCAGCTGCTGCAAGGCGATATCGGCTATGCCTATCACACGGGACATTCGGTCGCCAGCGATCTGGCCTCACGCTTCCCGGCTACGATTGAGCTGACCCTGGCCAGCATCCTGATTGCCGTTCTAATCGCCATTCCGGTAGGCATTGTGGCCGCTACCCGTAAGGAATCCCTGCTGGATCACATCTCGCGTGTGTTCTCCCTGATAGGTGCTTGTGTGCCGATCTTCTGGCTCGGACTGATGTTCATCTATATCTTCTACTCCATTCTGGGCTGGGCACCGGCACCAATGGGACGGATCAGCGGGGATCTTAACCCGCCGGTGCATATCACCGGGCTGTACGTACTGGACAGTCTGCTCTCCGCAGATACCGCCGCACTCAAAAGCAGTCTCGCGCATCTGCTGCTTCCGGCGATCTGCCTCAGTACCGGCACGATGGCGATCATCGCCCGGATGACCCGCTCCAGCATGCTGGAGGTGGTCGATCAGGACTTCGTCCGCACCGCCCGGGCCAAGGGGCTGCGGGAATCGGCTGTCATCTACAAGCACGCGCTGGTCAATGCGCTGATTCCTACATTAACGGTGCTCGGACTCCAGTTCGGCTTCCTGATGGGCGGTGCGGTCATCACGGAGACCATCTTCTCCTGGCCGGGAATCGGCGGCTATGTCACCGACTCCATACTGGCGGCGGATTACGCGCCGATCCAGGCGTTCACCCTGGTCAGTGCCGTGCTCTACTGCGGAATTAACCTGGCGGTCGACCTGATCTACGGGTTCATCGACCCGAGAATCCGTTATGAATAG
- a CDS encoding acyltransferase family protein, translating into MNKPRELWIDAAKGFSIIFVVMGHSGDAAANHYLSWFRMPLFFMLSGLLFKPVEPGRYLRWAVKRTRGLMTPYFAYGLLIAAVLLVFNLNLKGFAENVARLLYGGLSLTGPYGVFWFITCLLFTQLLFGYIVRYSRSIQFLLIASAYLLSHVISLTTLKNFNLPWNIDVSLLAITYYAIGFYGKQVIPALIRRYSALLVLLPLCGLVLLLERTGVIQYSLNMKYKEYTSLVLDLAVPLLVSLTICAGVYRLVQLVPLDWMGSLGRNSIAIMYLHLPLNYSLKYLLGADYGLIPFTLIGVGVPLLVAMWAVRSPVLSRLYLGHKGGSRPVSRSVS; encoded by the coding sequence GTGAATAAACCACGCGAATTATGGATTGATGCCGCCAAGGGATTCAGTATTATTTTTGTCGTTATGGGCCACTCGGGCGATGCGGCAGCGAACCATTATTTGTCCTGGTTCCGGATGCCTTTGTTCTTCATGTTAAGCGGGCTGCTGTTTAAGCCGGTCGAACCCGGACGTTATCTGCGCTGGGCGGTGAAGCGGACACGGGGGCTGATGACTCCTTATTTTGCCTACGGACTCCTGATTGCGGCAGTGCTGCTAGTGTTCAACCTGAATCTTAAGGGGTTCGCAGAGAATGTGGCGAGGCTGCTCTACGGGGGATTGTCGCTTACGGGTCCTTACGGGGTGTTCTGGTTCATCACCTGCCTGCTGTTCACCCAGCTGCTGTTCGGATATATCGTCCGTTATTCCCGCAGCATCCAATTTCTCCTTATTGCCTCTGCTTACCTCCTCTCTCATGTGATCTCTCTTACCACGCTCAAGAACTTCAACCTCCCCTGGAATATAGATGTGTCGCTGCTCGCCATCACTTATTATGCCATTGGCTTCTACGGCAAACAGGTGATCCCTGCGCTGATCCGCCGCTATTCGGCGCTCCTGGTGCTGCTCCCGTTATGCGGCCTTGTACTGCTGCTGGAGCGGACGGGTGTCATTCAATACAGCCTGAATATGAAATACAAGGAGTATACCTCGCTGGTGCTGGATCTCGCGGTTCCGCTGCTGGTCTCGTTGACCATTTGCGCCGGGGTGTACCGGCTGGTACAGCTTGTTCCGCTTGATTGGATGGGCAGCCTGGGCCGCAACTCTATTGCGATCATGTACCTGCATCTGCCGCTGAATTACAGCCTGAAATATCTGCTTGGCGCGGATTACGGGCTGATCCCCTTTACACTGATCGGGGTGGGCGTGCCGCTGCTCGTAGCCATGTGGGCTGTGCGCTCTCCGGTACTCTCCAGACTCTATCTCGGGCATAAGGGCGGGAGCCGTCCGGTGTCCAGAAGCGTCAGCTGA
- a CDS encoding ArgE/DapE family deacylase, with protein sequence MTDWKSKVLEAIDAGQEELLALCSELIRFPSENPPGDSREISAYIISYLKEAGIDTSIYPATETMFNLVSTLGAGAEERTGKKLIYCGHTDVVPAGDRSRWDFDPFCGDIVDGYLLGRGASDMKAGLAGLIYVTALLSKLGVPLQGDLSLLIVPDEETGGHLGVPWVLERGLITGTAAVIAEPSGPLNPTIGQKGSCWFEFTVEGTPGHGSLSPVVGDSAIVKAAKGIEALQRLWDIKVDIPEEVREIIRISQEYVKGSEERDSLAYQVFDHVTVNIGTIQGGTKVNVVADRCTIQVDSRVPFGVDYRDVLDRARSLLLEAGIESEVKGFGFQGNANWTSNEEPVVKDLVESICEVSGEEAYGVLQWASSDARHFRKHNIPVLQYGPAELSTIHNFNEKAPVWQIIQCAKVYALTALKYLGVEEEQ encoded by the coding sequence ATGACGGACTGGAAAAGCAAGGTACTGGAGGCCATTGATGCCGGGCAGGAGGAGCTGCTTGCGCTGTGCTCTGAGCTGATCCGATTCCCTTCGGAGAATCCGCCGGGAGATTCGCGGGAGATCAGCGCTTATATTATTAGTTATCTGAAGGAAGCCGGGATCGATACTTCGATCTATCCGGCGACTGAAACCATGTTCAATCTGGTGTCCACACTGGGCGCAGGAGCAGAAGAGCGCACCGGTAAAAAACTGATCTACTGCGGACACACCGATGTCGTTCCGGCGGGAGACCGCTCGCGCTGGGATTTCGATCCGTTCTGCGGCGATATTGTGGACGGCTATCTGCTGGGCAGAGGCGCTTCGGATATGAAAGCGGGGCTGGCCGGGTTAATCTACGTCACTGCACTGCTGTCGAAGCTGGGCGTTCCGCTGCAAGGGGATCTGTCCCTGCTGATCGTGCCTGATGAAGAGACCGGAGGTCATCTTGGAGTTCCCTGGGTGCTGGAGCGCGGCCTGATTACCGGAACCGCTGCGGTGATTGCCGAGCCTTCCGGCCCGCTGAACCCGACCATCGGGCAAAAGGGCAGCTGCTGGTTCGAATTCACCGTCGAAGGCACACCGGGTCACGGCAGCCTGTCGCCAGTGGTTGGAGACAGTGCGATTGTGAAGGCAGCCAAAGGGATTGAAGCCTTACAGCGGCTATGGGATATCAAAGTGGACATTCCCGAGGAAGTCCGGGAGATTATCCGCATCTCGCAGGAGTATGTGAAAGGCAGCGAAGAAAGAGATTCCCTTGCCTATCAGGTATTCGACCATGTGACAGTGAACATCGGAACGATCCAGGGCGGAACCAAGGTGAACGTAGTGGCGGACCGCTGCACGATTCAGGTCGATTCCCGTGTACCCTTCGGGGTAGACTACCGGGATGTGCTGGACCGTGCCCGCTCCCTGCTGCTTGAAGCCGGCATTGAATCCGAGGTCAAGGGCTTTGGCTTCCAGGGCAATGCCAACTGGACCTCTAATGAGGAGCCGGTGGTCAAGGATCTGGTGGAGAGTATCTGTGAGGTAAGCGGCGAAGAAGCCTACGGTGTGCTGCAATGGGCCTCCAGCGATGCGCGCCATTTCCGCAAGCATAACATTCCGGTGCTGCAATATGGCCCGGCCGAGCTGTCAACGATTCATAATTTTAACGAGAAGGCTCCCGTCTGGCAGATTATCCAGTGTGCGAAGGTCTATGCTTTGACGGCGCTTAAATATCTGGGCGTGGAAGAAGAGCAATAA
- a CDS encoding ABC transporter ATP-binding protein, translating into MTELLEVSGLCTEFQTAAGTIRAVDGISLSVRKGETLGIVGESGCGKSITSLSIMQLLPKRISRIASGQIRFEGKDMLEMSVKEVRSIRGNRIAMIFQEPMTSLNPVFKIGRQISESARYHLKLSKKEADARAVEMLRKVGIPRPEKIAQQYAHQLSGGMRQRVMIAMAMVCSPQLLIADEPTTALDVTIQAQILDLMRDLQKNEGMSILMITHDLGVVAEMCDRVVIMYAGQIVEETDVATLYSQPLHPYTQGLLASLPQLAGDEERLSSIPGQVPNPASLPPGCRFAPRCPVAVDRCREQLPELLEVQPGHTCRCILQQEGIL; encoded by the coding sequence ATGACAGAACTGCTGGAGGTATCAGGGCTATGCACCGAGTTCCAGACAGCGGCGGGTACGATCCGTGCGGTGGACGGCATCAGTCTGTCAGTGCGCAAGGGAGAGACGCTGGGCATTGTCGGTGAATCCGGCTGCGGCAAAAGCATCACCTCACTCTCCATCATGCAGCTGCTGCCTAAGCGGATCAGCCGGATTGCTTCCGGCCAAATCCGCTTTGAGGGCAAGGATATGCTGGAGATGTCGGTAAAAGAGGTACGGAGCATCCGGGGGAACCGGATTGCAATGATTTTTCAGGAGCCGATGACCTCGCTGAATCCGGTGTTCAAGATCGGGCGCCAGATCTCCGAATCCGCCCGTTATCATCTGAAGCTGAGCAAGAAGGAAGCCGACGCCCGGGCGGTGGAGATGCTGCGCAAGGTAGGAATTCCCCGCCCGGAGAAGATTGCCCAGCAGTATGCCCATCAGCTCTCCGGCGGGATGCGGCAGCGGGTAATGATTGCGATGGCGATGGTCTGTAGTCCCCAGTTGCTCATTGCCGATGAACCGACGACAGCGCTGGATGTGACGATTCAGGCGCAGATCCTTGATCTGATGCGGGATCTGCAAAAGAATGAGGGCATGTCGATCCTGATGATCACACATGATCTGGGAGTCGTTGCCGAGATGTGTGACCGGGTTGTTATTATGTACGCGGGTCAGATTGTTGAGGAGACAGATGTGGCTACTCTGTACAGCCAGCCGCTGCATCCGTATACGCAAGGGCTGCTGGCTTCCCTGCCCCAGCTGGCGGGGGATGAGGAACGCCTCAGCTCGATTCCGGGGCAGGTGCCGAATCCGGCCAGTCTGCCGCCCGGCTGCCGGTTCGCGCCGCGTTGTCCTGTAGCGGTGGACCGCTGCCGGGAGCAGCTCCCGGAGCTGCTTGAAGTGCAGCCGGGCCATACATGCCGCTGTATCCTGCAGCAGGAGGGGATTCTATGA
- a CDS encoding PucR family transcriptional regulator ligand-binding domain-containing protein — MNTRGITLRELMELSVLGKAKVISGEQGLDRVVRFVDIMEVPDLKGWISEGVMLLTTAYSIRHDPSLLTEVIYTLDNLGAAALAIKPARFLKEIPQGAIEASNACGLPIVEIPPEIPYTDITQPVMELLLGRQAMLLRRAEEVYRTLTTMVLENSGIQAVSDSVAEFLKAPVALVDTERKIIVSSPADYDWAQSAAPLSWNIHVDRRTVARLLVHKERLDDMEEVGIEQARLVFALELMRRKVAEDTEFRLRGNFIDELLTPPLPSRHEVQRRARQLGMNPEHKWEVAVIEGETAPSEETVNRLLEREAKKRGVTPHAEYRSSRAVLFLPTQEGRRFTPGGDAEEPWDKTLDGWLQDKNEGLSSYRCGIGTSEYLWDIHTSYNEARKALSISRRLGQGPGGITRYEEMEVYHLLEGLGGPGFERLFERKLGKLLQYDQEHDSNMLLTFYHYLECRGSLIETANSLYIHRNSVKYRLERIRDITGFDLNDPREQFVCHLCLIYYYLQEK; from the coding sequence GTGAATACACGAGGAATTACGCTACGGGAGCTAATGGAGCTCTCGGTTCTTGGGAAAGCGAAGGTCATCAGCGGGGAGCAGGGGCTGGACCGGGTGGTGCGGTTCGTCGATATTATGGAGGTTCCGGATCTGAAGGGCTGGATCAGCGAAGGGGTGATGCTGCTGACGACAGCCTATTCAATCCGGCATGATCCTTCACTGCTGACCGAGGTGATCTACACGCTCGACAACCTGGGGGCAGCGGCGCTGGCGATCAAGCCGGCCCGCTTTCTGAAGGAGATCCCCCAGGGGGCCATCGAGGCCAGCAATGCCTGCGGTCTGCCGATTGTGGAGATCCCGCCCGAGATTCCGTACACGGATATCACCCAGCCGGTGATGGAGCTGCTGCTGGGACGGCAGGCTATGCTGCTGCGCCGGGCGGAGGAGGTCTACCGCACGCTGACCACCATGGTGCTGGAGAACAGCGGCATTCAGGCGGTCAGCGATAGTGTGGCGGAGTTCCTTAAGGCCCCGGTGGCACTCGTGGATACGGAGCGGAAGATTATTGTATCCTCACCGGCAGACTATGACTGGGCGCAGAGCGCCGCACCGCTGAGCTGGAACATCCATGTGGACCGCCGGACGGTTGCCCGGCTGCTCGTCCACAAGGAGCGGCTCGATGATATGGAAGAGGTGGGCATAGAGCAGGCCCGGCTTGTTTTTGCCCTTGAACTGATGCGGCGTAAGGTAGCCGAAGATACGGAATTCCGGCTGCGCGGCAACTTCATCGATGAGCTGCTGACTCCGCCGCTGCCGTCGAGACATGAGGTCCAGCGGCGGGCCCGCCAGCTCGGGATGAACCCGGAGCACAAGTGGGAGGTGGCCGTCATCGAAGGGGAGACGGCACCGAGCGAGGAGACGGTGAACCGGCTGCTGGAGCGGGAGGCGAAGAAGCGCGGGGTCACACCGCACGCAGAGTACCGTTCGAGCCGGGCGGTGCTGTTCCTGCCTACGCAGGAGGGGCGCAGGTTCACGCCGGGCGGTGACGCAGAGGAGCCGTGGGACAAGACGCTGGACGGCTGGCTGCAGGACAAGAACGAAGGCTTAAGCAGCTACCGCTGCGGTATCGGCACCTCGGAATATTTGTGGGACATCCACACCAGCTATAACGAGGCGCGCAAAGCGCTGTCCATCTCCAGAAGGCTGGGACAAGGTCCCGGCGGGATCACCCGCTATGAAGAGATGGAGGTCTATCATCTGCTGGAGGGGCTTGGCGGTCCCGGATTCGAGCGGCTGTTCGAGCGTAAGCTGGGCAAGCTGCTGCAATACGACCAGGAGCATGACAGCAATATGCTGCTGACCTTCTATCATTATCTGGAATGCCGGGGCAGTCTGATTGAGACAGCGAACAGCCTCTATATCCACCGCAACTCCGTCAAATACCGGCTGGAGCGGATTCGGGATATCACCGGCTTCGATCTGAATGATCCGCGCGAGCAGTTCGTCTGTCATTTGTGCCTGATTTATTACTACCTCCAGGAAAAATAG